TGTCCTCCTAATATATATATGGAACCATTTTTAACAAGTTTACTTTTTATAAGATTAATAGTTTCTCTACTAGAATTTATATTCTCATCAATTAACAATATTGGTGCATTTAATTTTTTTGAAAGCGCAGCTCCAGCCAAAGCATCAGGAAAATTATTTCCATTCGCTATGATTACATTTTCAAACTTTTCACTATTATAATGCTTAGCTATATTTATTGATGTTTCATATCTATTTTCTCCACTTATTCTATTTACATTATAATCTACATTAGCCTTTGCTATGCCTTTTCCCCCTAATACTATAGCTGATGAAATAACCAAAGCCATAATCTTTTTCATTTAAATGTTCCTCCTAAATATAATAATATTTTTTTATTTTAACTACATCATATTTATACTATGTATATACTGAAAAAATGCTAATTAATTATTTATGAATTCTAGATATAGATTATAAAATTATTTCACAATAAAATTATAATAATATTTTTTTAATTTATTTCAAAAATAAAAAGCTACGAAATTAGGAATTTAACCCTATATTTCATAGCTTTTTACTTTTAAAATAAAATTTTTTATTTATAATTTTCTTTAGATAAAACTTTAGAATAACCTATTATTAATAATTTTCACAGGCTAATTCAAAATAAGATTTTGGGTGTAAGCATGCTGGGCATTTTTCTGGTGCTGCAGTTCCTTCATATATAAATCCACAATTACTGCATTTCCAAAGAACTTTTTCATCCTTTTTAAATACTTTATCGTTTTCCACATTTTCTAATAATTTAAGATATCTTTTTTCGTGTTCTTTTTCTACTTTTGATATCATATCATAAGCTACTGCAATTTCTGTAAATCCTTCTTCTCTCGCAACTTTTGCAAATTCTGGATATAATTCTGTCCACTCTTCATTTTCACCAGAAGCAGCTGCTTTTAAGTTATCTGCAGTATTATCATATAATGCAATTGGGTATGAAGCAGTAATTTCAATAGCATCCCCTTGAAGATCTTCTTTTAAAAATTTATAAAATCTTTTTGCATGTTCCTTTTCTTGTTCTGCTGTTTCTAAAAATATCTTTGAAATTTGTAAAAATCCTTCTTTTTTAGCTACACTAGCATAATAAGTATATCTTCCTCTTGCTTGAGATTCTCCTGCAAAAGATTTTAATAAGTTTTCTGCTGTTTTTGTACCTCTTAATGATTTCATATAAAAACCCTCCTACATATTTATATTTTATATAATAAATATAATTTAATAACTTAAATTTAATTTTTATTACATTTATATTCTAACTTATAAATATAAAATTGTCAATAGTAATTATTAAATAATAATTACTATTTGTTATTTAATATATAATTTTATATATCTATATAAATTCTTTCCACATTTATACTTAATAAATCATCATATTAATTTATTTTCTATATTTTTATCTAATTCCCTTTAAAATTTTAAAATTATTATTTAAAATAATAGTTTAGGTTAATTCATTTACACATTTAGTAATATTCTGTTATATTCTTCAATCTTTTAGTTATTTTTTGTGTTTCTTATTAATTAGATTTATCTCTATAAAAATTATATTGATTTTTATGCAACACTCTAATTTTAACATTAATACCCCTTTATATCTAATTTTTTAGAATATATGGTTTAGAATTCTACCTCCCCCCTCCTTTTCCTTTTATTCCAGCCTTTTAATATAGACAAGCTTTTTAATTTTTTGTTAAAATGTCACTAAAAATTAATAAATAATGCCGAATCTTCTTTTTTTGAAGTACCGGGGATACTTTTGGGGTGAATCTTTTAATAGTAGGGTACCTCTAACCAGAACCCGTCAACTAACCTGGGAGGCAGTATGGAGGTATTTAACTAATGAAAAAACACAAATTAAAAACACTTTTAACTACATTAACTATATGTATAGGTTTGTCTAGTCCAGTTTTAGCTGGAGATTACAAAGTAATTTCTGGAGATTCTTTATACAAAATAGGTCAATTGTTTAACGTGTCTTCAGACACTATTATTAAAAATAATAATCTTAGTGGAACTACAATTTATTCTGGACAAGTTCTAGCTATTCCTTGCAAAACTTATACAGTAAAAAGTGGAGATAGCCTATTTTTAATTTCTAAAGCACAGGGGATAAATTTATATAATTTAAGAAAAGCAAATAACAAATGGAATGATACAATTTATCCTGGACAAGTTTTAAATTTACCTGGAATGGGGAATAATGCTGCTAGTCCATCACCAGCTCCTAATACACCAAACCCTACAGTAAATTATACTGCATCAGATTTGGATCTTTTATCTAGACTTGTAACAGCTGAGGCTCAAAGTCAACCCTATAATGCTCAAGTAGCTGTGGCATCTGTAGTAATAAACCGAATAAAAAGTTCTGAGTTTCCAAATAGTATTTCAGCTGTAATTTATCAGAAAAGTGATGGATACTACCAATTTACACCTGTAGAAAATGGTTGGATAAATAAACCTGCTACAGAAACATCAAAAAAAGCTGCTAAGGAAGCTTTATATGGATCTGATCCAAGTAAAGGTGCATTATATTATTTTGATGATAGTGCTACTAACAAATGGTTATGGTCCAAACCTATAACAGCCAGAATTGGTAATATGGTTTATGTTAAATAATAATATTTTTATTAAAAGGTCACTATTAAAATTAAAAATATTATTATAAATAAAAATATATAAAACACTTAAAATTATATCAAATACTTGAAATAGCCCCACATTAAAAAGTTTCTCTTATAAATGTACATTATTTCCTAATTTAAATTCACTTTTGTACTTTATATAGGAGAAACTCTTTTTTTATTCACATTTACATAATTTATATTAGTTTTGCTATGATTTATTCCTATACTTATTTTTCTATACCAATAATATATAATAATCTATCGCTATTTATATCAGTAACAATTCCTTTTTCATGCCAATGATTCTTACATCCACAATAATCTAACAATACACATTGTGGAATAAATCCTAACTCTTTTGCTTTCCATCCACCTGAAATAAGGTTAAGAACACAAGCTACACCTATTATCCCTGTATAATCTTTTTTAATTTTTTCTTTTACAAATGCAGATGATTCATGAGGAATAATATAAACTTCAAAATTATATTTTCCCCCTAATTTTGTATACATATTAACCTTACAGAATTTTGTACATTTTTCGCATACATATCCATTTTTAGTTTTGCAAGCTTTGCAATTATTAAAATTTAGTCTCATACAAGCTGGCAAAAGTAATCTTTTTTCTTTGGTTTTTAAAAATTCCTCTCTGTAAGCTCTATTTAATATATCGGCTCCTACCATATTTAAATGATATTCTACTCTTTTACGTCCACGATATATATAATCTTCTTTCCATTTATGTTTTTTATAAGTAGAATTATGAAACTCATTAATATTTTTAGTATAAATACCTAATACTTCCTCGCTCCTTGCTTCAAACCATTCACCTAAATTTGTTATTAACAATAAAAAATTCTTAATTTCATCTTCTGATTTATTACATAAAAACTTTTCCCATCTTTCTAATCTTTTGACTTCTTGTTTAAACTCACCTGTAGCTAATAACCACTGAATTAACTTTTTTACATTATCTAATGTATAATCTACCTTATAACTACTATTTTTATATAAAAATAGTGTTTCTAAAATACCTCTTAAAAAATCTGAGGACTTTTTCATATTCTCTTTTTCTCTTAATTTAGATAATTTTATAAGAATATTTTTAGGTGTATTTTTTAATAAAATTGCTTTATTTACATAACATCTCCATAATACACCTAACATAAGTAGTTCAAGCAAATACTCTGCATTACTTCTTAATTTTTCTATGTTATTTTTTAATATAAATTTTGTAAAATCATATATCCAATTATTACTTTCATTATATATTTTGCTTACAACTTCATCTGTAAAAAATGATACATCTTGATAATATCTATTAGAATTTTTATCTTTATTGCATAATGTATAAGTTATAATTTCTCTCATTAAATTCTTTTTCACCTCAATTAAAGTATTTATTCTCTTATTACTATAATATATAAATTTATAATAAATTCAAATAAAAACTCAAGTTTCTATTATATTTTTATATACAAAATTAACTAGTAAAACTTAACGCATTTTACCTCATAGCTTATTTATATTCTCTTATAATAAGGTTTTTCCATATAACTCAATCAGTTCTTTCTCCAAAATTTTATAATTTTTAAATTTGTAAACAACTTAATAGAAATATTATAATTAAAGATTTTTATTTTAGGTAGAAATTATCATAACAACTTTTAAAAGTATTAAACTTTAAAGGTTATGTTAATTCATAATTTTCTTGTTTTATCTACCTAATCATTAAAAATAATTATATTTTATAAATAAGCATTGTCTTTTAACAAACCTTATGTTATAATAAATAATCATATAGATATTTATATGATATTTTCGCCAAAAGTACAATATTTTTATGGGTTATATATTTATGCACTTTTGTATTTATATATAATTTTTTTATTTTAAAAATTTCTCTCATTGTGGGGATTATCTATTTTATTAAAGCAATAGATTTGTACTTATGCGCATTATTCTAAAATTCAAATGGAGAAAAAATAATTCTAAAAAAGCTTCACTTGAACTAAATAAAAGGAGGTGAATGTTAATGCGTAACGAAACTTTAATCATTTTAACAGAAGATATTATAGAAGAATGTTTATCTGAATGTTTATCTGAATAGTTTTAAATAACTATTATATATTCTTTTAGAAAGGTAATTTTATAAACTATTGTGCAAAAATCTAGTTAGTTTTTATTAAAAATAAAAATTATGGAGGTCTTTCATGTATAAAAATAACCTCATAGAGGAATATAATGTCTATAGGCATTATTCTATAAAAAAGCCACATTAAGTAGAAATATTTTAATTATATTTTTCTTAATGTGGTTTTAACTTAAATATTCATGGCTGCTTATATATTGATTACTCTTTTAAATCTTATTAAATTTCTACTTTCCTAAAAAGTGGATTACATGAACATCTTATAGATCCACAGTCTTCATTATGATTTTCAAAATAAACCATAAATACATTTATTCCTCTACTTTCTAATTCTAACTTTATTCTTTCATTTTTATACTTATCGTTATAAGATAATATATAATTTTCTTCATCTATAGGCAACCCATTAGCACATAAACCTTTACTTTCCTCTAATGATATATCTATAATATCCCAATCGTTAAAGTAACTTGGTATTCCATTAATCAATGCTTCACTACAAAGTATAACTAATCCTTTTCTGGGCACTGATAATATGCAATCCAAATGTAATACCCCCTCTTTAATATGAACCTGTATTACTTTATATTTATTCCCCAAATAATTTTTAAGCCATATATATCCCTGTTCATTAGATCGTTTTGCATTCCCCTGCACTGTGCCTACTAATATAGTATCTCCCAGTACAAAGATATCTCCACCTTCAAGCAATGGATCTTTATTCTTATCTATTTCCAAACTAGGAATTTTAGGCATAGATATCCACTTCACTCCCTGTGAATGTGCTATGCAATGTCTAAATATTTCTTTATAAGAAAATATTTCTGCTCTTCTTACAGGAGTACTCGTTGATAGTTCAATTATATTATTCCCTACAACTACAAATGGATCTCTAGAATATTGTTGTATATATCCAGATTTCACAACATCTTCACCATATTTCTCTTTTATTAACTCTTTAGGTAACAATTTAGGTCTATAAATTTTTATATCAAATTTTTTAAATATGTTTATTAATTTTTCATTCTCTTCTTCCATTAATTCATATTTATTTCTTGGTTTTTTTTCAAAAATCTCCTTTGTTGATTTACCTGCCCGACTAAAAACCTTTTCTAATTCAGCTTTAGATAAATACTTAAAATTCTCCCTTAAACATGGAGCACTAGGATCACCATAAACCTCATATGGAATACCAATTATCACTTCTTTAAGTTTACCATATTCAAAATCTACATATATATCACTTTTCATAATACACCTCTAAAAATAATTTATATATTTTAGTATTCACTAATAATTAAAATTAATTCTCAATTAATTTTAATAACTTATATTTATTAAAAGGTATATTATAATAAAATAGATTCAATTCTTAATTTTAAATATGAAAAACCTAATATTTACTAGATATATTTCAAATAATCCTTAGGTATATACTCTATAAGCATGCTCTTGGCTTTTCTTTTATTATATTCATATTCTGAAAAGCTTAAATATAAAGCTTTCTTTGCTCTGGTCATAGCTACATAAAATAACCTTTTTTCCTCCATTTCATTTCCCTCTTTAACTGCCATATAGTTTGGAAATATATTATTTTGAAGTCCTGCTAAAAATACATAATCAAACTCTGCGCCCTTAGCCTGATGCACTGTTATTATTGGCACCCTTGGATATTTTATAAGCATTCTGTCTAATTCACTATTGGATAATGAAGTTATCTTTAAAAGATCTATTAAATTATCTCTTGGTGAAATTTCTTTGTTTTCTATTTCTTTAGCTATAACAAAAAATTCTCTCAAATTATTCATCTTTACATATTGCTTTTCATATGTTGATTTTATCTTTGTTTTATTAACTATTTCCCCTATCATATTCTTCGGATTTTTCATATAGCTTAATTCTTTTAGAGTAGATATTTCTTCATATAAAGATTTAAATTTTTTAATGTATTTACTATATACAGCCATTCTATTTATCATAGTAGGTTTAACTTTTTCCTTTAGCATAAACATAAGAACATCCTTTGTTGCTAATATATCCTCCATAGCATCATGGCTAGATTTGGTTTCCGTATTAAATAAATGACTTAGAGTTTCTAATTTATGATTGGTTAAATTCGGATAAAACCTTCTGGCTATATCCAATGTATCATAATAAGTCTTAAAATTTGATTTTTCTAAGCTTAACCTCTCAAGTTCACTATTTAATATAGTTATATCAAAAGTTACATTATGCCCAATTACTACTGTACCCTCTATAAATTCTAAAAATTTTTTTAAAACTGTCTTTTTATCTCCACCATTTTCCTTTAAAAATTCATCGCTAAAGCCATGGACCAGATAAGAATCTCCTACAGATTTATTAGGTACTAAAAACTTTTGAAAACTTTCTATTACTTCTCCCTTATTATTTATTTTAACACCTGCAATTTGTACTATTTCATCTTCTGTGGTGTTAATTCCCGTACTTTCCACATCAAATACTACCACATTTTCATTATCTAATTCTCTAATTAAAAGCTCATAATAATCTCCATATTCCTGAGTATTTTTATGAATTAAATCTGTAATTCTTACACCTATTTTTATATTTTCTTCTCTTTCTATATCTTCTATAGTCTTTTCCCCTATTCCTTTTCCAAACTTCTTTAATATTCTTTTTAAACTATTATTATCAAAATCATTTACTGTGAGTTTTAAATAAGCCAACACATCTTTTATTTCTTCTCTTCTAAAAAATTTAAATTCATCTACTAAAAGAAATCCTACTTTTTCTTCCTTTTGTAGTTTTGAATTTAATATTTTAAACTTCTCACTTAGAGCTACGTTTATTCTATTATTTCTAGTTAATATAGCAACTTTTGATAGATTTTCTACTTTTAAGGATTTTATTTTATTGAATATAAATTCAGCTTCTGTCATAAGATCATAAGCATTTTTAAACTCTATTATATCCCCTTTTATATTAGCTTTAGGTTCTATACCCTCTTTATATATCTCATTTACTCCTTCTCCAAAAGCATTAGTCAAAAATCCATAAGAAGCCTTTAACAATATTTCTGAGGATCTATAATTCTTATCAAAAACTATAAATTCAGGATTAAATTCCTTTTTATAATTATCAAATATTATTGATGGATTAGATCCTCTCCACTCATATATGGTTTGATAGTAATCCCCACTAAGCATTATATTATTATTTTTAAATAATTTTGAAACTATATTATATTCTATTTCACTGGTATCTTGCATTTCATCTATGTGAATAAATTTATATTTTTCCCTCCAATATGTAGCTATATTATCCTTTTGAAACAGGTCATAAACCTTTATTATTAAGTCATTAAAATCTAACCCATGTCTTTCATATAATTTCTTATCATAACTTGCTATAATTAAATATCCATATATTTTTAAATAATCTACCAATGTCTTATCTACCATATATTTTTCGTTCTTACATATATCATTAAATACATTTACATTATATTGTATCATGGTATCTATAACATCCTTATAATCTCTTTCTTTATAATTTATACTTTTTTCTTTTACAATATTTATAAATCTTTGAAGACAGGAAACATTAAATTTATAGGGATTTAACTCATTTATTATTTCCTTTGTATCTTCCTCATCACATATAGTAAAATCAAAAGAAATATCTGTATTCTTTTTTGCCTCTTTTTTTATAACATCAAAACAAAAACTATGAAAAGTTTTTACAGTAACTTTTAAACCTTCCTTTCCTATAGTCTCTATTATTTTTTCTTTCATCTCTTTACAGGCCCTATTAGTAAAAGTTAAACAAAGTATTTCCTCTTCTGAAGCTAAATTTTTGCTTATTATATTTCCTATTCTACTACTTAATGTTTTTGTTTTACCTGTACCTGCTGAAGATAAAAGAAGTATGTTTTTATCTAATGTATTTATTACTTGTTGCTGTTTATCATTGAAATCTATATTTAACACAGAAATTACCTCCAGCCATGCTTTCTCTTATCTATATATTTTACCATAGTTATCCTAATATTATAGAAATTAATTTACAAACACAGATTTAGGTTTTTATTAGCAATTTTAATATATAATTTTTATTTCTTTTAAAAATTATATTTATAAATTTTAAACTTATAAATATTTTCTCTTGCAATAAGTGACTAAATTCGATATAATATTTAAAAAATGATTAAAGATTCTATCTTTGGAGTGATTATTATGAATAACATTATAAAAACAACACAACTTAATAAATTTTTCTTTAGCTTCTTTAAATAGGATTTGTAATAAATCACTAACATTCTAATAAGATATATTACAACTTAACTATCTAAAATCATATATGAAAATAAAAAATATTTAATTTTTATATAAAAATACACTTTGTAAACATAAGAATATGATTTACAAAGTGTATTTTGTATATGTATCTTTTTAAAAATTAAATATATTTATATCATCTTTTATTTTTCTATTGAATAGATCAATTAATATATTATAATTTTCCACCCATTGAAGGTCTGAACATTACCAACATTGGATATATTTCTAATCTTCCTGCTAACATGCAAAATGAAAATACTATTTTACTGAAAGGTGAATAACTACTAAAGTTACCTATAGGTCCTACCACTTTAAATCCAGGTCCTATATTTCCTATAGTTGCAAGAACCGATGAAAGTGTAGTTTCTATATCCATACCATCTACAGATACTAAAAGTACTGCTATTATAATTATACTAACATAAGCAAATACAAATAGCCCTACCTGTGATATTATTTCATCATCTACGACCTTACCATCCAATTTGACTGAATTAACCATTCTAGGATGAATAATCCTATTTATCTCTCTTTTCATAGCTTTAAATAAAAGCACTATACGAACAGTCTTAATTCCACCACCTGTAGAACCTGCACAACATCCTGTAATCATTAACAAAGCTAATATTGATTTACTAAGGGTTGGCCACAAATCAAAATTAGTAGTAGCATAACCTGTAGTAGTCACAATAGAAGCTACTTGAAAAGAGGATTGCCTAACACCTTCTTTTAAAGATCCGCCATACATTCCCTTAATATTAAAAGCTATTATTATCATAGCAATAAATACCATACCTATATAATATCTAACCTCTTCATTTTTAAATGCTTGTTTAATATTACCTCCTATTAATTGGAAATACACATTAAAATTAATACCAAATAATAACATGAATACTGTTATTATAACCTCTATGTACACATTATTGTATGCTCCTACACTGCTATTCATACTGGAAAATCCTCCTGTACCTGCTGTACCAAAAGCATGTATCAAAGTATCATAGAATGGCATCCCCGCAATTAAAAGTAAAATTATTTGTACTATAGTCATAACAATATATATTAAATACATTATTTTAGCTGTCTGCTTTATTCTTGGGACAATTTTCCCTGGAGTAGGGCCTGGACTTTCTGCCTTTAAAAGATGTATTGTAGTACCACCTATAGAAGGCATTAATGCCAATGTAAATATTAATATCCCCATACCACCTATCCAATGTGTAAAACTTCTCCAAAACAATATTCCCCTAGGCAAAGATTCTACTTCTGTTAAAATGGTAGCTCCTGTAGTAGTAAAGCCTGATACAGTTTCAAATATACAATCTACAAAAGAAGGTATAGCACCACTTATATAAAAGGGTAGTGCTCCAAACAAGGATATAACTATCCAACAAATAGAAACAGATAAAAAACCTTCTTTAGCATAAAAAGTTTTATTTTTAGGTTTAATATTGGACATCATAATACCAACAATCAGCATTATTCCAATAGTTATCATAAAACTATTAGCATCTTTACCCCCATAATAAAAAGATGTTATAAGAGGAAATAACATAACTAAAGCTTCATACTTTATTACATCTCCTAATACTTTAAATACTATTGGGTAATTCATATTAAACTACCTCCATCTAGTATATTGTTAATATCTATTATATTATTTCTTTCTGTTACAATAATTACACTATCTCCAGCTTTTATGCAATCATCTCCATTAGGAATTATTATATCTTTATTCCTAACTATAGCAGCAATCAATACTCCTTTTTTTATCTTTATATCTTTTAAAGATATATTTAAACATTTAGTAGTATTATTAGCTGCAAATTCTACTGCTTCAGCTTGTTCTCCTACTATTTTATATAAATTTTCAATAAAGCTTCCTTTTTTATTTTTTAATCCTCTTACATATGTAATTATTTTATTAGCCGTTAAAGTTTTAGGGCTTATAACACTTTCAACTCCAATATTCTTCACTATATTATTATAATTTACCCTTGTTATCTTTGTTATAACATTATGTACTTTTTCATTTAATGCAAATAAAGATGCTACAATATTTTCTTCGTCACGATCTGTCAGAGCT
Above is a window of Clostridium sporogenes DNA encoding:
- a CDS encoding rubrerythrin family protein translates to MKSLRGTKTAENLLKSFAGESQARGRYTYYASVAKKEGFLQISKIFLETAEQEKEHAKRFYKFLKEDLQGDAIEITASYPIALYDNTADNLKAAASGENEEWTELYPEFAKVAREEGFTEIAVAYDMISKVEKEHEKRYLKLLENVENDKVFKKDEKVLWKCSNCGFIYEGTAAPEKCPACLHPKSYFELACENY
- a CDS encoding cell wall hydrolase, with the translated sequence MKKHKLKTLLTTLTICIGLSSPVLAGDYKVISGDSLYKIGQLFNVSSDTIIKNNNLSGTTIYSGQVLAIPCKTYTVKSGDSLFLISKAQGINLYNLRKANNKWNDTIYPGQVLNLPGMGNNAASPSPAPNTPNPTVNYTASDLDLLSRLVTAEAQSQPYNAQVAVASVVINRIKSSEFPNSISAVIYQKSDGYYQFTPVENGWINKPATETSKKAAKEALYGSDPSKGALYYFDDSATNKWLWSKPITARIGNMVYVK
- a CDS encoding DUF116 domain-containing protein, with translation MREIITYTLCNKDKNSNRYYQDVSFFTDEVVSKIYNESNNWIYDFTKFILKNNIEKLRSNAEYLLELLMLGVLWRCYVNKAILLKNTPKNILIKLSKLREKENMKKSSDFLRGILETLFLYKNSSYKVDYTLDNVKKLIQWLLATGEFKQEVKRLERWEKFLCNKSEDEIKNFLLLITNLGEWFEARSEEVLGIYTKNINEFHNSTYKKHKWKEDYIYRGRKRVEYHLNMVGADILNRAYREEFLKTKEKRLLLPACMRLNFNNCKACKTKNGYVCEKCTKFCKVNMYTKLGGKYNFEVYIIPHESSAFVKEKIKKDYTGIIGVACVLNLISGGWKAKELGFIPQCVLLDYCGCKNHWHEKGIVTDINSDRLLYIIGIEK
- a CDS encoding UvrD-helicase domain-containing protein, with product MLNIDFNDKQQQVINTLDKNILLLSSAGTGKTKTLSSRIGNIISKNLASEEEILCLTFTNRACKEMKEKIIETIGKEGLKVTVKTFHSFCFDVIKKEAKKNTDISFDFTICDEEDTKEIINELNPYKFNVSCLQRFINIVKEKSINYKERDYKDVIDTMIQYNVNVFNDICKNEKYMVDKTLVDYLKIYGYLIIASYDKKLYERHGLDFNDLIIKVYDLFQKDNIATYWREKYKFIHIDEMQDTSEIEYNIVSKLFKNNNIMLSGDYYQTIYEWRGSNPSIIFDNYKKEFNPEFIVFDKNYRSSEILLKASYGFLTNAFGEGVNEIYKEGIEPKANIKGDIIEFKNAYDLMTEAEFIFNKIKSLKVENLSKVAILTRNNRINVALSEKFKILNSKLQKEEKVGFLLVDEFKFFRREEIKDVLAYLKLTVNDFDNNSLKRILKKFGKGIGEKTIEDIEREENIKIGVRITDLIHKNTQEYGDYYELLIRELDNENVVVFDVESTGINTTEDEIVQIAGVKINNKGEVIESFQKFLVPNKSVGDSYLVHGFSDEFLKENGGDKKTVLKKFLEFIEGTVVIGHNVTFDITILNSELERLSLEKSNFKTYYDTLDIARRFYPNLTNHKLETLSHLFNTETKSSHDAMEDILATKDVLMFMLKEKVKPTMINRMAVYSKYIKKFKSLYEEISTLKELSYMKNPKNMIGEIVNKTKIKSTYEKQYVKMNNLREFFVIAKEIENKEISPRDNLIDLLKITSLSNSELDRMLIKYPRVPIITVHQAKGAEFDYVFLAGLQNNIFPNYMAVKEGNEMEEKRLFYVAMTRAKKALYLSFSEYEYNKRKAKSMLIEYIPKDYLKYI
- a CDS encoding TrkH family potassium uptake protein produces the protein MNYPIVFKVLGDVIKYEALVMLFPLITSFYYGGKDANSFMITIGIMLIVGIMMSNIKPKNKTFYAKEGFLSVSICWIVISLFGALPFYISGAIPSFVDCIFETVSGFTTTGATILTEVESLPRGILFWRSFTHWIGGMGILIFTLALMPSIGGTTIHLLKAESPGPTPGKIVPRIKQTAKIMYLIYIVMTIVQIILLLIAGMPFYDTLIHAFGTAGTGGFSSMNSSVGAYNNVYIEVIITVFMLLFGINFNVYFQLIGGNIKQAFKNEEVRYYIGMVFIAMIIIAFNIKGMYGGSLKEGVRQSSFQVASIVTTTGYATTNFDLWPTLSKSILALLMITGCCAGSTGGGIKTVRIVLLFKAMKREINRIIHPRMVNSVKLDGKVVDDEIISQVGLFVFAYVSIIIIAVLLVSVDGMDIETTLSSVLATIGNIGPGFKVVGPIGNFSSYSPFSKIVFSFCMLAGRLEIYPMLVMFRPSMGGKL